The DNA region GGCCATGATGGAGAGGACGAACATCAGTTCCTCGGTGCTCTCGGCGCGTTCACTTCGGTACGCCAGCAGCGGGGTCGCCTTCGGGTCGAGGACCACGAAGTCGGCCTCCTTGCCCACCTCGAGCGACCCGATCTTGTCGGCGAGGTCGAGAGCCTCGGCACCGCCGAGGGTGGCGAGGTAGAACGTCTTGATCGAGTTCATCGGATACACGTTGAGCTCGGCGACCTTGTACGCCTCGTTCATCGTCTGAAGGATCGAGAAACTGGTGCCGGCACCGATGTCGGTGCCCAGCCCCACGTGCATCGGTCGCTTCGGATCCTTGGCGTCGTGGATGTGGAACAGTCCGCTCCCGAGGAACAGGTTCGACGTCGGACAGTGGGAGACCGCGGAACCGGTCTCGTGGACACGGCCGCGCTCCCTTGCGGTGAGGTGCACGCCGTGGGCCAGGACCGAGCGCCGGCCGAGCAGGCCGAAGTGGTCATAGACGTCCAGGTAGCCGGCACGCTCGGGGAACAGCGACTTGACCCAGGCGATCTCGCCGGTGTTCTCCGAGACGTGGGTGTGCACGAAGGTCCCCGGGCTCTCCTTCCACAGCACTCCCGCGGCTTCGAGCTGTTCAGGAGTGCTGGTCGGTGCGAATCGAGGAGTGATGGCGTACTGGTTGCGACCGCGGTCGTGCCACTTCGCGATCAACGCCTTGGAGTCCTCGTACGACGAGGTGGCGGTGTCGAGCAGGGCGTCGGGAGCGTTGCGATCCATCATCACCTTGCCGCCGACCATGCGGGTGCCGCGTCGCTCTGACTCCTCGAAGAAGGCGTCGAC from Nocardioides sambongensis includes:
- the guaD gene encoding guanine deaminase, translated to MSAVRGHAISYRGDPFFDDDAFVDVEDALIISEGGVITAFGPYDEVKGQLPDGVEVTHHPDALICAGFIDTHIHYVQTGIIGAFGSQLIDWLNHYTFIEEQRFADKAHADAVAKIYFDQLLANGTTTAVTFCAMYPSSVDAFFEESERRGTRMVGGKVMMDRNAPDALLDTATSSYEDSKALIAKWHDRGRNQYAITPRFAPTSTPEQLEAAGVLWKESPGTFVHTHVSENTGEIAWVKSLFPERAGYLDVYDHFGLLGRRSVLAHGVHLTARERGRVHETGSAVSHCPTSNLFLGSGLFHIHDAKDPKRPMHVGLGTDIGAGTSFSILQTMNEAYKVAELNVYPMNSIKTFYLATLGGAEALDLADKIGSLEVGKEADFVVLDPKATPLLAYRSERAESTEELMFVLSIMADDRAVAATYVAGKPAYLRPSAQNGAM